Proteins encoded in a region of the Aptenodytes patagonicus chromosome Z, bAptPat1.pri.cur, whole genome shotgun sequence genome:
- the SRP19 gene encoding signal recognition particle 19 kDa protein, translated as MAAAATATSPADKERFICIYPAYLNNKKTIAEGRRIPIDKAVENPTSTEIQDVCAAVGFNVLLEKNKMYPREWNRDMQYRGRVRIQLKQDDGNPCLPQFPTRKSVMLYAAETIPKLKTRTQKMGGSDQSLQQGEGGKKGKGKKKK; from the exons ATGGCCGCTGCCGCCACCGCCACGTCTCCGGCTGATAAGGAGAG ATTCATCTGTATTTATCCAGCATATTTGAATAACAAGAAGACAATAGCCGAAGGAAGAAGGATTCCTATAGACAAA GCTGTTGAAAATCCCACGTCTACGGAAATCCAAGATGTATGTGCAGCAGTTGGATTCAATGTGCTATTagag aaaaataagatgtaTCCTAGAGAGTGGAACAGAGATATGCAGTACAGAGGTAGAGTACGAATCCAGCTCAAACAAGATGACGGCAACCCATGTTTACCTCAGTTTCCAACAC GTAAATCAGTGATGCTGTATGCTGCTGAAACCATTCCCAAACTGAAAACAAGAACCCAAAAGATGGGAGGTAGTGATCAAAGTCTTCAGCAAGGAGAGGGAggcaagaaagggaaagggaagaaaaagaaatga